A genomic stretch from Leptospira licerasiae serovar Varillal str. VAR 010 includes:
- a CDS encoding thiolase C-terminal domain-containing protein: MSFPVLLGVADSTTKDFSEEEYKSWSGSQKVFQHYKKSINTLLDFLGMKNETLSSELTDFVSIEAASLGKGGYGHTVRIANELGYTGMKAHVIDLGGASVTGAIGQARTVLVDNPDAVVLVAAADIPKSAFRQVSDLKMVNETVCHPEFELDNGATLIAMYGLLMKRMMFDEGISLDDLKEITQKFRSNAIGNPRAFYYGQEITEKQMSRPISDPYPTPMIAIVTDHGFATILMSEKKAEEWKSKGLIRKDLKPLHLVGASHTAHSEYFILKGGFDSPSRNSAEKLFAQSGYQREEVDYAWIYDCFPGQVIQQSAQYFKLGKKDVVNSLKTSSLKLSNGKQIPINQMGGILNYQAAMSISAATGLVDIAVQYGLYAQASEIGKVPAHSPKLALLGGNGGIDSINSIALFSSDRPSNDRKSGTPELSPLTLNKPGADIGEEGVVWSSTTVNMNPGFSWKPPYSLALIKLAENRFILANVHEKDGTIRKSGDELQYDKTRVKIEKEGRRWKAVLL, translated from the coding sequence ATGAGTTTTCCCGTTCTATTAGGGGTCGCCGACAGTACGACTAAAGATTTTTCGGAAGAAGAATACAAATCGTGGAGCGGATCTCAAAAAGTTTTTCAACATTATAAAAAATCCATAAATACACTTTTGGATTTTCTCGGAATGAAGAATGAAACATTATCTTCTGAACTCACTGACTTTGTGAGTATAGAGGCCGCTTCTTTGGGAAAAGGAGGTTACGGCCACACAGTTCGAATTGCTAACGAACTCGGATATACCGGAATGAAAGCTCATGTAATCGACTTGGGAGGCGCGAGTGTTACAGGAGCGATCGGACAAGCAAGGACCGTCTTAGTAGATAATCCGGATGCAGTGGTGCTTGTAGCAGCAGCAGATATTCCTAAATCAGCTTTCCGTCAAGTTTCCGATCTAAAGATGGTAAACGAAACTGTATGCCATCCTGAATTTGAATTGGATAACGGCGCAACCCTCATCGCAATGTACGGACTCCTAATGAAAAGGATGATGTTTGACGAAGGTATTAGCTTAGACGATCTAAAAGAAATTACTCAAAAGTTTAGGTCCAATGCGATCGGAAATCCAAGAGCATTCTATTACGGACAAGAGATCACAGAAAAACAAATGTCTCGTCCTATATCCGATCCTTATCCGACTCCAATGATCGCTATCGTAACAGATCATGGATTTGCCACGATCTTAATGTCCGAAAAAAAAGCGGAAGAATGGAAATCAAAGGGTCTGATACGAAAAGATCTAAAACCATTACATCTTGTCGGAGCTTCGCATACCGCTCATAGCGAATATTTTATTCTAAAAGGTGGATTCGATTCTCCTTCTAGGAATTCTGCCGAAAAACTTTTTGCTCAATCAGGTTATCAAAGAGAAGAAGTGGACTACGCTTGGATCTACGATTGTTTTCCCGGACAAGTTATCCAACAGTCAGCTCAATATTTTAAATTGGGCAAAAAAGATGTGGTTAACTCTCTTAAAACTTCTTCATTAAAACTTTCTAATGGGAAGCAGATCCCAATCAATCAGATGGGTGGAATATTGAACTACCAGGCCGCCATGTCTATTTCCGCCGCTACTGGCCTCGTGGATATTGCAGTCCAATACGGATTATATGCTCAGGCTTCAGAGATCGGAAAAGTCCCGGCTCATTCTCCAAAGTTAGCTCTCTTGGGAGGGAATGGCGGGATAGATAGTATCAATTCCATTGCGTTATTCTCATCGGATCGTCCTTCGAACGATAGAAAATCCGGAACTCCGGAACTATCTCCTCTTACATTAAACAAACCGGGTGCAGATATTGGTGAAGAAGGTGTCGTTTGGTCTTCTACAACCGTTAACATGAATCCGGGATTCTCTTGGAAACCACCTTATTCTTTAGCTTTGATCAAGTTGGCAGAAAATCGTTTCATTCTTGCGAACGTACATGAGAAGGATGGGACGATCCGTAAATCCGGTGACGAGTTGCAATACGACAAAACTCGGGTAAAGATCGAAAAAGAAGGCAGAAGATGGAAGGCTGTACTTTTATAA
- a CDS encoding PP2C family protein-serine/threonine phosphatase — MRNILIVFLSVILFSLILFSGLLNSYSKEARLPFYFYPNGKIAVSNGSYTDLVGMKIDLIEYEIVRKLGADYGLSGHSFHFFAKEGSIVKSLTLDMRSSFEVLKDFLPDIFLSLLYFLVAIWFFFYTRDLYIFLLFGSLSSLFLFNFFLLAFHDFLFPFFFFLYFTGFLILDVSFRLRGKEIPSRWFAPQVIFSLVAGFVGLSQKGNPDLFQFLSVNGGYFNVFSAGICILQLVFHTFRNKGNFQEVSKKLSIVLAFFLITIVPFVMAEFGSTKSFFMIRPYLMAALILFPVLIIFGTYTYSLVPVQIAFSSSLTSIYSILILTFGYLFGLEFFVRWNPGFLGKHQREWNLFYVVVAAYFLGSLNNKLYKWIDYWSFRNNPKLHTALEELSVMIGAPISMRATINNLIRRLVDALEVKKLQILIPADKFSGTDLRNINFIRIPYGSEIWTYFEDHTEVTITSHLAYGLGIRESVFKFLNQMEVQLAYPLFNFEKGKEVIAVFLVGEKINRKNFTLGELRFLKECTRLASLLIRNYSLLVDEVEKKRIVRDLNMAAVLDKTLHLPELETIKSVQLGYFTLPAVGISGDYLDILKLSPKKQLLFLGDVSGHGLGSGYLVSAVRGIIRRQLGNSSSLPDIFRAINLFLIERYRGSEFMTSIAGIYNASDGAFSFVNAGHTPPICIRKGGRIELRNETQRVLGVLPTDYRILTIHLNPGDKLVLFTDGVTETFDENEEIFGEENLLRILSLNHDKDAQSLADLIKKTLEEFRNYKEPSDDISFVCLEVSE, encoded by the coding sequence GTGAGAAATATTCTAATCGTATTTCTTTCAGTGATCCTTTTCAGCTTAATCCTCTTTTCCGGATTATTGAACTCTTACTCTAAAGAAGCAAGGCTTCCTTTTTATTTTTATCCTAACGGAAAGATCGCAGTATCGAATGGATCCTATACTGATTTAGTCGGAATGAAGATCGACTTAATCGAATATGAGATCGTTCGAAAGTTAGGAGCAGATTATGGATTATCCGGTCACTCCTTTCATTTTTTTGCAAAAGAAGGAAGTATCGTTAAAAGCCTAACCTTGGACATGAGGTCTTCTTTCGAAGTACTAAAGGACTTTCTACCGGACATATTTCTGTCTTTATTATATTTCTTAGTAGCGATCTGGTTTTTCTTTTATACAAGGGACTTATACATTTTCTTATTATTCGGATCTTTATCCTCACTGTTCTTATTTAATTTCTTCTTGTTAGCGTTCCATGATTTCCTTTTCCCATTTTTCTTTTTCTTATACTTTACCGGATTCTTGATCTTAGATGTTTCTTTCAGATTAAGAGGAAAGGAGATCCCATCTAGATGGTTTGCGCCTCAGGTAATTTTTTCCTTAGTCGCAGGATTTGTGGGTCTTTCTCAGAAAGGAAATCCGGATCTTTTCCAGTTCTTATCCGTAAACGGAGGGTATTTTAATGTTTTCTCCGCGGGAATTTGTATTTTGCAGTTGGTATTCCATACATTTAGGAACAAAGGAAATTTTCAGGAAGTTTCTAAGAAGTTAAGTATCGTTCTAGCATTCTTCTTAATTACCATCGTTCCATTCGTAATGGCGGAGTTTGGATCCACTAAAAGTTTTTTCATGATCCGCCCGTATTTGATGGCCGCTTTGATCTTATTTCCGGTCCTGATCATATTCGGAACCTACACTTATTCCTTAGTTCCAGTCCAGATCGCTTTCAGCTCTTCCTTAACATCTATCTATTCTATCTTGATCTTAACCTTCGGATATTTATTTGGGTTAGAGTTTTTTGTAAGATGGAACCCAGGATTTTTAGGAAAGCACCAAAGAGAATGGAATTTATTCTACGTAGTGGTCGCAGCCTACTTCTTAGGTTCTCTGAACAATAAATTGTATAAGTGGATAGATTATTGGAGTTTTCGGAACAATCCAAAACTTCACACAGCATTAGAAGAATTATCCGTAATGATAGGCGCTCCTATCTCCATGAGGGCCACAATCAATAACCTGATCCGAAGACTTGTAGACGCTTTAGAAGTAAAAAAACTCCAGATATTGATCCCTGCGGATAAATTTTCCGGAACAGATCTAAGAAATATCAACTTTATTCGAATTCCTTACGGATCGGAGATTTGGACCTATTTCGAAGATCATACTGAGGTTACGATCACTTCTCATCTTGCTTATGGGTTAGGGATCAGAGAGTCCGTATTCAAATTTTTAAATCAGATGGAAGTCCAACTAGCGTATCCTTTATTCAATTTTGAAAAAGGGAAAGAGGTTATTGCTGTATTTTTGGTCGGAGAAAAGATCAATCGTAAGAATTTCACACTGGGTGAACTTAGATTTTTAAAAGAATGTACTAGATTAGCGTCCTTGTTAATTCGAAACTACTCTCTATTAGTAGATGAAGTTGAGAAAAAAAGGATCGTTAGAGACCTGAACATGGCAGCGGTCTTGGATAAAACTCTTCATTTACCTGAGTTAGAAACCATAAAATCGGTTCAATTAGGCTATTTTACCCTTCCAGCAGTAGGAATATCAGGAGATTACCTAGATATTCTTAAACTTTCTCCTAAAAAGCAGTTATTGTTCTTGGGAGATGTTTCAGGACATGGACTCGGGTCAGGCTATCTAGTTTCTGCTGTAAGAGGAATTATTCGCCGTCAATTGGGCAATTCTTCTTCTCTTCCTGATATTTTTAGAGCGATTAACTTGTTTTTGATCGAGAGATATAGAGGAAGCGAGTTCATGACTTCCATTGCAGGGATATATAACGCTAGCGATGGCGCATTCTCATTCGTAAATGCAGGTCATACACCGCCGATTTGTATTCGAAAAGGTGGAAGAATAGAACTAAGAAACGAAACTCAAAGAGTCTTAGGCGTTCTACCAACGGATTATAGAATCTTAACTATTCATTTGAATCCGGGTGATAAATTAGTTTTGTTTACCGACGGAGTGACTGAAACGTTCGATGAGAACGAAGAAATCTTCGGAGAAGAGAATCTTTTAAGAATATTATCCTTAAATCATGATAAAGATGCCCAATCGCTAGCTGATCTTATTAAAAAAACGCTAGAAGAGTTTAGAAATTACAAAGAACCTAGCGATGATATCTCTTTTGTTTGTCTAGAAGTCTCCGAATAA
- a CDS encoding suppressor of fused domain protein yields the protein MNQTAEPNILYQEANPYGSFTAYLEDDGRTVYLYLQAEESPDFAIKSVWVCNRIDAPKTRSDLDLRSGLAPFLIEEEVTDPKGQPEFDPKEIHFIWSEEGNGVSLFYKEELIAYLPPWSGIKGFHGYSKFAKMDTITAYPLGNTEYGVIPDRINQDRNFWEYRSTKGIWKNIQESRLAYLEYVFGKHDKYWSADGGKYPQLGIVRFAPKNLPGVYVYSTVGMSAQNLPSVELYRKDYENYARIELVFAVKVSDEDRSESWVPHQIGEIIRYPWVIGKWFGHGHSIAMSRRDPEALYLNFSSLVIREIGKEEGLPELTDLKSERGNPVKFLALIPASEEERVFIEEKGAEEFFSLLDSTQSKWIHNPERQSTI from the coding sequence ATGAACCAGACTGCCGAACCTAATATTTTATACCAAGAAGCAAATCCCTACGGATCTTTTACCGCGTACTTAGAAGATGATGGAAGGACCGTCTATCTTTATCTGCAAGCGGAAGAGAGCCCTGACTTCGCAATCAAATCCGTTTGGGTATGCAATCGAATCGATGCACCTAAAACAAGAAGCGATCTAGATCTCAGATCCGGTCTTGCACCATTCTTAATAGAAGAAGAAGTTACCGATCCTAAAGGCCAACCCGAGTTTGACCCGAAAGAGATCCATTTTATATGGTCTGAAGAAGGAAATGGAGTCTCTTTATTTTATAAAGAGGAGTTGATTGCTTATCTTCCTCCTTGGTCAGGTATCAAAGGATTTCACGGATATTCTAAATTTGCAAAAATGGATACGATCACTGCTTATCCGTTAGGTAACACAGAATATGGAGTAATTCCTGATCGTATCAACCAGGACAGAAATTTTTGGGAATATAGATCTACCAAAGGGATTTGGAAAAATATACAAGAATCTAGGCTTGCTTATCTAGAGTATGTATTCGGTAAACATGATAAGTATTGGTCTGCGGATGGTGGAAAATATCCACAACTAGGCATCGTAAGATTTGCACCCAAAAATTTGCCGGGAGTTTACGTATATTCCACCGTAGGAATGAGCGCACAAAACCTTCCCTCTGTAGAATTATACAGAAAAGATTACGAAAACTATGCAAGAATAGAGTTAGTCTTTGCAGTAAAAGTTTCGGACGAGGATAGGTCCGAAAGTTGGGTCCCACACCAAATCGGAGAGATCATTCGATATCCTTGGGTTATTGGTAAGTGGTTCGGACATGGACATTCTATCGCGATGAGTAGAAGGGATCCGGAAGCCTTGTACTTAAATTTTAGCTCTCTTGTTATCAGAGAGATAGGAAAAGAAGAAGGGCTCCCTGAATTGACCGATCTAAAGTCTGAAAGAGGAAATCCGGTCAAATTTCTAGCTTTGATCCCAGCTTCGGAAGAAGAAAGGGTCTTTATAGAAGAAAAAGGCGCAGAAGAGTTCTTTTCTTTATTGGATTCCACTCAATCCAAGTGGATTCATAATCCAGAGAGACAATCCACTATCTAG
- a CDS encoding acyl-CoA dehydrogenase family protein: protein MFLNPYLTSSDLEFYETVKDFAKERVLPSVEDRDEHGEWGDDIWKEMGTMGLLGIPVPEEFGGQGGTCLQCCIAQEAFNAGSLDGGFGLSWGAHMIIGTLPILFQGTEAQKKKYLPKLASGEWIAGLALTEPDSGSDAAAMNTFATKVDGGFILNGSKLYITNGPNGQVFIVMARTTKSRGPMGVSAFIVESNMKGFHVSKVLKKLGHNTSMTAELSFQDMFVPDENLLGPLNSGFVRIGKGTLEWERTVLVAAVPGGMEFGLELCLDYAWKRHQFGKPILSFFGVQEKIARNWAYLCASRRLIYFVANKKDQDPTASLPFESSALKVFVTETAEELASDAVQIHGGMGYMRECHVSRQYRDVRLGTIGGGTTEVQKSIISSTYKGFDKLMDVLQQSQPEETRAKAEKILANTPEEKVLTAAKELLKAAGEHSDRKKKQALEFGFADLAVFVTTVQLGFWDTANSTSEYKSEDRLRDLKILTFYAGCRFFKSVHFLKELDAEKTKNLMRLFSELPSVEKEVADCVEFLKNGVLGAQIA from the coding sequence ACCGTAAAGGACTTTGCAAAAGAAAGAGTATTACCTTCCGTAGAGGATCGGGACGAACACGGTGAATGGGGGGATGATATCTGGAAGGAAATGGGAACTATGGGCCTATTAGGCATTCCCGTTCCGGAAGAATTCGGAGGCCAAGGCGGGACTTGTCTTCAATGTTGTATTGCTCAAGAGGCATTTAACGCAGGTTCTCTAGACGGAGGATTCGGACTTTCTTGGGGGGCCCACATGATCATTGGGACTCTCCCTATCCTTTTTCAGGGAACGGAAGCCCAAAAGAAAAAATACCTTCCGAAACTTGCATCGGGGGAATGGATAGCAGGTCTTGCATTGACCGAGCCTGATTCCGGTTCCGACGCGGCTGCAATGAATACATTCGCTACTAAGGTGGATGGAGGTTTCATCCTAAACGGAAGTAAACTTTATATTACCAACGGACCGAATGGACAAGTATTCATCGTGATGGCAAGAACTACCAAGTCAAGAGGGCCGATGGGAGTTTCCGCATTCATAGTTGAATCCAATATGAAAGGATTTCACGTAAGTAAGGTCCTTAAGAAGTTAGGTCACAATACCTCGATGACCGCCGAACTTTCTTTCCAAGATATGTTCGTGCCCGATGAAAATCTTTTAGGTCCTCTAAACTCAGGTTTTGTCCGTATTGGAAAAGGAACTTTGGAATGGGAAAGAACAGTTTTAGTTGCTGCAGTTCCAGGTGGAATGGAATTCGGATTGGAACTTTGTTTGGATTACGCTTGGAAACGTCATCAATTCGGAAAACCGATCTTATCCTTCTTTGGAGTACAAGAGAAGATTGCACGTAATTGGGCATATCTTTGCGCTTCCAGAAGATTGATCTATTTCGTGGCAAATAAGAAGGACCAAGATCCGACTGCGAGTCTTCCGTTCGAAAGTTCCGCATTAAAAGTTTTTGTTACGGAAACTGCGGAAGAGTTGGCAAGCGATGCGGTCCAGATACACGGCGGAATGGGCTATATGAGAGAATGTCATGTAAGCCGCCAATATAGAGATGTAAGACTCGGCACGATCGGTGGAGGAACTACTGAAGTTCAAAAGAGTATCATATCTTCCACATACAAAGGTTTCGACAAGTTGATGGATGTCCTACAACAATCCCAACCGGAAGAGACCAGAGCGAAAGCGGAGAAAATCCTAGCAAACACTCCGGAAGAAAAAGTTCTCACAGCTGCAAAAGAACTTTTGAAGGCGGCAGGAGAACATTCCGACAGAAAGAAAAAACAAGCTTTAGAATTCGGATTTGCCGACCTTGCAGTATTTGTGACCACGGTTCAGTTAGGATTTTGGGACACTGCAAATTCTACTTCTGAATACAAATCGGAAGATAGACTAAGAGATCTAAAAATACTTACCTTCTATGCAGGTTGTAGATTTTTCAAAAGTGTTCATTTCTTAAAAGAACTGGATGCGGAAAAAACCAAGAATCTGATGAGACTTTTCTCCGAACTTCCTTCTGTGGAAAAAGAAGTAGCTGATTGTGTGGAGTTCCTGAAAAACGGGGTCTTAGGCGCACAGATCGCTTGA
- a CDS encoding MaoC family dehydratase: MYEKGKTYDEIQIGEKASFTKTITETDIYLFAGISGDFNPLHVDEEYAKTTAFGTRIAHGGLAASLLAPVLGMKLPGLGTVALETLTKFRKPVYPGDTITCTVTVKEKIARLKAVSMNIEWTNQKKETIGKGECKVLPPSAQA, encoded by the coding sequence ATGTACGAAAAAGGAAAGACTTACGACGAAATACAAATTGGAGAAAAGGCAAGTTTCACAAAAACGATTACCGAAACGGATATCTATCTGTTCGCTGGGATCAGCGGAGATTTTAATCCTCTGCATGTGGACGAAGAATATGCAAAGACCACGGCGTTCGGAACTAGGATCGCCCACGGTGGACTTGCTGCCTCTCTATTAGCTCCTGTACTTGGGATGAAACTTCCGGGGTTAGGAACAGTCGCCTTAGAAACATTAACAAAGTTCCGCAAACCTGTGTATCCTGGAGATACGATTACTTGTACAGTTACTGTGAAAGAAAAGATCGCCAGATTAAAAGCGGTCTCCATGAACATAGAGTGGACCAATCAAAAAAAAGAAACGATCGGAAAGGGAGAATGTAAAGTTTTACCTCCTTCCGCCCAAGCTTAG